The following are from one region of the Andrena cerasifolii isolate SP2316 chromosome 1, iyAndCera1_principal, whole genome shotgun sequence genome:
- the LOC143370282 gene encoding uncharacterized protein LOC143370282: MRNMVEKQLSWLALLVAAFYSLLGICRSQECGHERLVNCGRPLEKINSNDLSFAIKKETLQQMCMNFEAGMKCIQTYTFDCMQEKQREHFNSLYAGTNKVVMELCQEGPYQDKFLKHAPCMQEVQPEYELCYKKYQKTTQEIERKNITEASSDSFKSLCCGFKGYLACSHHTVRRRCGDDTAQFTKEFLDRMASSLLRVHCKPYTEEVCAIGSDASVFRAPTMVALALVLLSRYFT; the protein is encoded by the exons TGCTTGGCATTTGTCGCAGCCAAGAGTGTGGACACGAAAGGCTGGTGAACTGCGGCAGGCCCCTCGAGAAGATCAACAGCAACGACCTGAGTTTCGCGATTAAAAAGGAGACGCTACAGCAAATGTGCAT GAACTTCGAGGCTGGCATGAAGTGCATCCAGACGTACACGTTCGACTGCATGCAGGAGAAGCAGCGGGAGCACTTCAACTCTCTGTACGCTGGCACCAACAAAGTGGTCATGGAACTCTGTCAAGAGGGCCCTTATCAAGACA AATTCCTGAAACACGCGCCTTGCATGCAGGAGGTGCAGCCCGAATACGAGCTCTGCTACAAGAAGTACCAGAAAACCACCCAGGAGATCGAGAGAAAAAACATCACCGAAGCCTCAAGCGATTCTTTCAAGTCCCTCTGCTG TGGCTTCAAGGGGTATTTGGCGTGCTCGCATCATACAGTTCGCCGGCGATGTGGTGATGACACAGCTCAATTTACAAAGGAGTTCCTTGACAGAATGGCGAGCTCGCTTTTGAGG GTGCACTGCAAGCCGTACACCGAGGAGGTGTGCGCGATCGGCAGCGACGCCAGCGTCTTCAGGGCGCCGACAATGGTAGCGTTGGCGCTGGTGCTGCTCTCAAGGTACTTCACGTAA